A single region of the Blattabacterium cuenoti genome encodes:
- a CDS encoding OstA-like protein — protein sequence MVHADYIQKNNHDESFILIGNIHIKYNKYHLFCDKAIYYKENNRFYGYGNVQLKSEKNKIISQKIYIEDHFYHFKLSGRVVLYLYEDKTKLMANVMNYNFRKKLLQAIDNVVLLKNNIKLTTNILEYNFKIKKIHYKGYGVIHYDDYTISSKEGFFLTEKNKAKLIDKIKLVSKNYIVYSDVLEFFLKKNQINFNHPTIVVQNTNSNNFLYTKKALFLIKKKIFFFNQNISIHYNGKIIRGKYLFFDQKKQNGFIKNVLLEDSKKKYFLMGEYGKFDFKHDFFILNKNIKIVKRSKENSIFIFSNILKIKKIKNSAFFIQAFTVKSFFLNGKIQGKCNVLNYDSSNNYIQFDGNTIFWYKNKQLSGNSIFIHFREGNEDSLKYIKIIKNAFYIEKINSLYFNQVEGEIMIGFFNKKNFLKKILIQGNTNSIIFLPFPSYKGIKLIHKFFCGTLSLNLDDLDNKKIKIKKILCTENAQSELIPISPITPKKFFFLSNFVWKEKEKPKMDYKKIDQKMEKYRKENMLEQEQILKIKK from the coding sequence TTGGTTCATGCTGATTATATACAAAAAAATAATCATGATGAATCTTTTATTTTAATAGGAAATATTCATATTAAATATAATAAATATCATCTTTTTTGTGATAAGGCGATTTATTATAAAGAAAATAATAGATTTTATGGATATGGAAATGTTCAACTAAAATCAGAAAAAAATAAAATAATTTCTCAAAAAATATATATAGAAGATCATTTTTATCATTTTAAATTATCAGGTAGAGTCGTTTTATATCTATATGAAGATAAAACAAAATTAATGGCTAATGTTATGAATTATAATTTTCGAAAAAAATTACTTCAAGCTATCGATAATGTGGTTTTATTGAAGAATAATATAAAATTAACTACCAATATATTAGAATATAATTTTAAAATTAAAAAAATTCATTACAAAGGATATGGAGTGATTCATTATGACGATTATACTATATCTAGTAAAGAAGGTTTTTTTTTAACTGAAAAAAACAAAGCTAAATTAATAGATAAAATTAAATTGGTAAGTAAAAATTATATTGTATATTCTGATGTTTTGGAATTTTTCTTAAAAAAGAATCAAATAAACTTTAATCATCCTACTATTGTAGTACAAAATACAAATTCAAATAATTTTTTATATACTAAAAAAGCATTATTTTTGATTAAAAAAAAAATATTTTTTTTTAATCAAAATATTAGTATTCATTATAATGGAAAAATTATAAGGGGAAAATATTTATTTTTTGATCAAAAAAAACAAAATGGATTCATTAAAAATGTTTTATTAGAAGATTCTAAAAAAAAATATTTTTTGATGGGAGAATATGGGAAGTTTGATTTCAAACATGATTTTTTTATTTTGAATAAAAATATAAAAATAGTAAAAAGATCGAAAGAAAATTCAATTTTTATTTTTTCTAATATTTTAAAAATAAAAAAAATAAAAAATTCTGCATTTTTTATACAAGCTTTTACTGTTAAAAGTTTTTTTTTGAATGGAAAAATTCAAGGAAAATGCAATGTTTTGAATTATGATTCTTCAAATAATTATATACAATTTGATGGAAATACTATTTTTTGGTATAAAAATAAGCAACTTTCTGGAAATTCTATATTTATACACTTCAGAGAAGGAAATGAAGATTCTTTAAAATATATAAAAATTATAAAAAATGCTTTTTATATAGAAAAAATAAATTCCCTTTATTTTAATCAAGTAGAAGGAGAAATTATGATTGGTTTTTTTAATAAAAAAAATTTTTTGAAAAAAATTTTAATTCAAGGAAATACCAATAGTATTATTTTTCTTCCTTTTCCTTCTTATAAAGGAATAAAATTAATTCATAAATTTTTTTGTGGAACTTTATCATTAAATTTAGATGATTTAGATAATAAAAAAATAAAAATAAAAAAAATTTTATGTACAGAAAATGCTCAATCAGAGTTGATTCCTATATCGCCAATAACTCCTAAAAAGTTTTTTTTTCTTTCTAATTTTGTTTGGAAAGAAAAAGAAAAACCGAAGATGGATTACAAAAAAATTGATCAAAAAATGGAAAAATATAGAAAAGAAAATATGTTAGAACAAGAACAAATTTTAAAAATAAAAAAATAG
- a CDS encoding aspartate aminotransferase family protein: MKELELEKDFFLYQTQINPYPMKIMVDHAYGNYIYGKDGKKYLDFVAGISVNVLGHGNKKIKEAIKKQVDKYLHTMVYGEFIQNPCVKLCKKIAENTPFPLTTTYLVNSGTEAVEVALKLAKCYTGKEEIISCKWAYHGSTHGSMSIMGCENRKRPFRPLLPLVKFITFNHIEELIDSITEKTACVILETISCSYGIKLPNEFFLKKIKEQCHKKKALMILDEVQTGFGRTGKLFAFEHYGIVPDILIMGKGMGGGMPISGVISSNKIMKTFCDSVTFAHLTTFGGNAVAASASLATLNQLINCNIMEKVFMKEKWIRKYLVHDEIKSINGKGLLLSFELKNKNLVEKVLKNCIKKGLILFRFLFNSHTLRITPPLTITKKEIQKGCSIIIDSLNQI; the protein is encoded by the coding sequence ATGAAAGAATTAGAATTAGAAAAGGACTTTTTTCTATATCAAACTCAAATTAATCCTTATCCTATGAAAATTATGGTGGACCATGCATATGGTAACTATATCTATGGGAAAGATGGAAAAAAATATTTAGATTTTGTAGCAGGTATTTCTGTAAATGTATTAGGACATGGAAATAAAAAAATAAAAGAAGCTATAAAAAAACAAGTAGATAAATATTTACATACTATGGTCTATGGAGAATTTATACAAAATCCTTGTGTAAAGCTTTGTAAAAAAATAGCAGAAAATACTCCATTTCCATTGACTACTACTTATTTAGTAAATTCAGGAACAGAAGCGGTAGAAGTAGCTTTGAAATTAGCTAAATGTTATACTGGAAAAGAAGAAATTATTTCTTGTAAATGGGCTTATCATGGGAGCACCCATGGATCTATGAGTATTATGGGATGTGAAAATAGAAAAAGACCTTTTAGACCTCTACTTCCTTTAGTAAAATTTATAACATTTAATCATATAGAAGAATTAATTGATTCTATCACAGAAAAAACAGCTTGTGTTATTTTAGAAACCATTTCTTGTTCTTATGGAATAAAATTACCAAATGAATTTTTTTTAAAAAAAATTAAGGAACAATGTCATAAAAAAAAAGCTTTAATGATACTTGATGAAGTACAAACTGGATTTGGTAGAACAGGAAAGCTTTTTGCATTTGAACATTATGGAATAGTTCCTGATATTTTAATAATGGGAAAAGGAATGGGGGGAGGGATGCCTATTAGTGGGGTGATTTCATCTAATAAAATTATGAAAACTTTTTGTGATTCTGTTACTTTTGCTCATCTAACTACTTTTGGAGGAAATGCTGTAGCAGCTTCTGCTTCTTTAGCTACTTTAAATCAACTTATCAATTGTAATATAATGGAAAAAGTTTTTATGAAAGAAAAATGGATTAGAAAATATTTAGTTCATGATGAAATAAAAAGTATTAATGGAAAAGGTCTTCTTTTATCTTTTGAACTAAAAAATAAAAATTTAGTGGAAAAAGTATTAAAAAATTGTATAAAAAAAGGATTAATTTTATTTCGTTTTTTATTTAATAGTCATACTTTACGTATTACCCCTCCATTAACTATAACAAAGAAAGAAATCCAAAAAGGATGTTCCATTATTATTGATAGTTTAAATCAAATTTAA
- the truA gene encoding tRNA pseudouridine(38-40) synthase TruA has product MRFFIELAYNGKYFYGWQIQKKVSTIEEKLEYCLSKLLKISINVVGAGRTDKGVHAKQMFAHFDYEKIISNDFIKKLNIFLPKSIKVLNIFPVKENIHARFNAIKRTYKYYLTRDKDPFYQDFSWYCFYPLNIQKMNIASSKLMQYKDFSSFCKKRTSENNICKINSAYWTVLNNNILCFTIESNRFLRSMVRSIIGTLIHVGKNKISISEFIKIIESKNSNFCRHIVPACGLFLTKIIYPEDIFL; this is encoded by the coding sequence TTGAGATTTTTCATTGAATTAGCTTATAATGGTAAATATTTTTATGGATGGCAAATACAGAAAAAAGTAAGTACAATAGAGGAAAAATTAGAATATTGTTTATCTAAATTATTAAAAATATCTATCAATGTTGTAGGTGCCGGTAGAACGGATAAAGGAGTGCATGCTAAACAAATGTTTGCACATTTTGATTATGAAAAAATAATAAGTAATGATTTTATCAAAAAATTAAATATTTTTTTACCAAAATCTATTAAGGTATTAAATATTTTTCCTGTAAAAGAAAATATTCACGCTAGATTTAATGCCATTAAACGAACGTATAAATATTATTTAACACGTGATAAAGATCCATTTTATCAAGATTTTTCTTGGTATTGTTTTTATCCATTAAATATACAAAAAATGAATATTGCTTCCAGTAAACTGATGCAATATAAAGATTTTAGTTCTTTTTGTAAAAAAAGAACTTCAGAGAACAATATATGTAAAATAAACTCTGCTTATTGGACTGTTTTAAATAATAATATTTTATGTTTTACTATTGAATCTAATAGATTTCTAAGATCTATGGTTAGATCTATTATTGGAACATTAATTCATGTAGGAAAAAACAAAATAAGCATTAGTGAATTCATTAAAATTATAGAATCTAAAAATTCTAATTTTTGTAGACATATAGTTCCTGCATGTGGATTGTTTCTTACCAAAATTATTTATCCAGAAGACATTTTTTTATAA
- a CDS encoding ABC transporter ATP-binding protein: protein MKKKESSLKQLLKISLDYKFILIATIVTSILIAFISAYRPKLIQKAIDIHILYKDFFGLKNILMLILMLLFLESIFHFILLYLSNVLAQNVIERIRILLFEKLLHFRNSFFNKTPIGKLLSYSISDIETITVIFNDGILLVSGDVLRIIMIIIMMYTVHHKLSFIVFLTIPFIYIITRFFQTTLKKTFHEERVHTSRLNSFLQENIIGMSIIQLFHKEKEEYLKFKSINKKLMNAHFKTIFYFSIFFPIVELVSAVTISFVIFYGGFHAIEKGNVKPGQIIAFIFFIYLLFRPMRQIADRFNIIQRGIAGIERIFSILSSDEIIINKGNLRLKKLNGHIVFNNVHFSYFEKEIVLNGISFEINPGEKIAIVGSTGSGKSTITHLISRLYEIKKGNICIDGHSIQDIELKNLRSHIRVVPQDTFLFNDSIINNVTLGNPSINIDQIKNMAKKIGIHSFITSLPNGYQYIVKERGGLLSLGEKQLISFLRVQMHPYSILILDEATASLNKELEKMIYYATDFLTKKKTSIIITHRIYTLKNADKILAINKGCVVEKGTHEELIQLNGYYAGLYKESFKKKN from the coding sequence ATGAAAAAGAAAGAATCTTCCTTAAAACAATTATTAAAAATTAGTTTAGATTATAAATTTATACTAATCGCAACAATTGTTACTTCTATATTAATAGCATTTATTTCTGCTTATCGTCCTAAATTAATACAGAAAGCGATAGATATTCATATTCTTTATAAGGATTTTTTTGGACTTAAAAATATATTAATGTTGATTCTTATGCTTCTTTTCTTAGAAAGCATATTTCATTTTATTTTATTGTATCTATCTAATGTATTAGCTCAAAATGTTATTGAAAGAATTAGAATTCTTTTATTTGAAAAATTGTTACATTTTAGAAATTCTTTTTTTAATAAAACACCAATAGGAAAATTGCTATCTTATTCTATTTCAGATATAGAAACTATTACTGTCATATTTAATGACGGAATATTACTTGTATCTGGAGATGTTTTAAGAATCATTATGATTATAATTATGATGTACACAGTACATCATAAATTATCTTTTATTGTTTTTTTAACTATTCCTTTTATCTATATCATTACTCGTTTTTTTCAAACAACATTAAAAAAAACTTTTCATGAAGAACGTGTGCATACTTCACGTTTGAATAGTTTTTTGCAAGAAAATATTATAGGAATGTCTATTATTCAACTTTTTCATAAAGAAAAAGAGGAATACTTAAAATTTAAATCTATTAATAAAAAGTTAATGAATGCTCATTTTAAAACTATTTTTTATTTTTCTATTTTTTTTCCTATAGTAGAACTAGTTTCTGCAGTTACTATAAGTTTTGTCATATTTTATGGAGGATTTCATGCAATTGAAAAAGGAAATGTGAAACCAGGACAAATTATTGCTTTTATTTTTTTTATATATCTTCTTTTTCGTCCTATGCGACAAATAGCAGATAGATTTAATATAATACAAAGAGGAATAGCAGGAATAGAACGCATATTTTCTATATTAAGTTCTGATGAAATTATTATTAATAAAGGAAACTTACGATTAAAAAAATTAAATGGGCATATTGTATTTAACAATGTTCATTTTTCTTATTTTGAAAAAGAAATAGTTTTGAATGGGATTTCTTTTGAAATAAATCCAGGAGAAAAAATTGCTATAGTAGGATCTACAGGTTCTGGAAAATCAACTATTACTCATTTGATTTCTAGATTATATGAAATTAAAAAAGGAAATATTTGTATTGATGGACATTCAATTCAAGATATTGAACTTAAAAATTTAAGATCTCATATAAGGGTCGTTCCACAAGATACTTTTTTATTTAATGATTCTATTATAAATAATGTGACTTTAGGAAATCCTTCAATTAATATTGATCAAATAAAAAATATGGCTAAAAAAATAGGAATACATAGTTTCATAACTTCATTACCAAATGGATATCAATATATAGTAAAAGAACGGGGAGGGTTACTATCACTTGGAGAAAAACAATTAATTTCTTTTCTAAGAGTTCAAATGCATCCTTATTCTATTCTAATACTAGATGAAGCTACAGCATCTTTAAATAAAGAATTAGAAAAAATGATCTACTATGCTACAGATTTTTTAACGAAAAAAAAAACTTCTATTATTATTACTCACCGTATTTATACATTAAAAAATGCGGACAAAATATTAGCCATCAATAAAGGATGTGTTGTAGAAAAAGGGACACATGAAGAATTAATTCAATTAAATGGATATTATGCTGGTTTATATAAAGAATCCTTCAAAAAAAAAAATTAA
- a CDS encoding peptidylprolyl isomerase yields MKNFYLFLFLIYSYFSYSSDLEKLDGITAVVGNEIILNSEIRSNNCNALNNFLIKKLMLYYAKKDKNIQINDKELESRTKVLVSEMKKKYPNNKKEFFTQFGKKNFLLIETIKNHQYLEKFYKKITDTVEVSPEEVKHFFKKKPLISPKKICIFYIVFNPKLSLTNKKITINFLKKIKKEIHNDVDFSIKAILFSEDDDSALYGGLIKGIKINSIPKEFEHIIFSLKEKEISEPFETNLGFHLIKLEGKRKNEIDIRHILIKPKYTKDELNKTKLFVKSIKKRISNSNKEISKIYDEKNVNILGSNKICFEENKLSVNMKKALHFLKKGEISNPYKEILNGKEVFFIVKLLDSIPSYPITIEKDYTKLKNFVKDVKKENKIKNWVQKVLKKTYIKINCT; encoded by the coding sequence ATGAAAAACTTTTATTTATTTTTATTTTTAATATATAGTTATTTTTCTTATTCTTCTGATTTAGAAAAATTGGATGGAATTACAGCTGTAGTAGGAAATGAGATTATTTTGAATTCTGAAATACGATCCAATAATTGTAATGCTTTAAATAATTTTTTAATTAAAAAATTAATGCTTTATTATGCAAAAAAAGATAAAAATATACAAATAAACGATAAGGAATTAGAATCCAGAACTAAAGTTTTAGTTTCAGAAATGAAAAAAAAATATCCAAATAATAAAAAAGAATTTTTTACACAATTTGGAAAAAAAAATTTTTTACTAATTGAAACAATAAAGAACCATCAATATTTAGAAAAATTTTATAAAAAAATAACGGATACGGTGGAAGTATCACCGGAGGAAGTAAAACATTTTTTTAAAAAAAAACCCCTTATTTCTCCTAAAAAAATATGTATTTTTTATATAGTTTTTAATCCAAAATTAAGTTTAACGAACAAAAAAATAACTATTAATTTTTTAAAAAAAATAAAAAAAGAAATACATAATGATGTAGATTTTTCTATTAAAGCCATTTTATTTTCTGAAGATGATGATTCTGCATTATATGGGGGTCTTATCAAAGGAATAAAAATAAATTCTATTCCAAAAGAATTTGAACATATTATTTTTTCTTTAAAAGAAAAGGAAATATCTGAACCTTTTGAAACAAATTTAGGATTTCATTTAATAAAATTGGAAGGAAAAAGAAAAAATGAAATTGATATAAGACATATTTTAATTAAACCTAAATATACAAAAGACGAATTGAACAAAACAAAATTATTTGTAAAATCAATTAAAAAACGTATTTCTAATTCTAATAAGGAAATAAGTAAAATATATGATGAAAAAAATGTGAATATTTTAGGATCGAATAAAATTTGTTTTGAAGAAAATAAACTTTCAGTAAATATGAAAAAAGCATTACATTTTTTAAAAAAAGGAGAAATATCTAATCCTTATAAAGAAATTTTAAATGGAAAAGAAGTATTTTTCATAGTTAAATTATTAGATAGCATTCCTTCTTATCCTATTACTATTGAAAAAGATTACACAAAATTAAAAAATTTTGTCAAAGACGTAAAAAAAGAAAATAAAATAAAAAATTGGGTTCAAAAAGTATTAAAAAAAACTTATATAAAAATTAATTGCACTTAA
- the lptB gene encoding LPS export ABC transporter ATP-binding protein → MTLKAKNIYKKYKKKYVVKNVSFKLNQGEVVGLIGPNGAGKTTSFYMIVGLIKPDVGKIIMHQEDITGTPMYIRSKKGIGYLSQEPSIFRKLSVEDNILCILEMQKISYKEKKKRTEQLIEELGLQKIRKIRGDLISGGERRRTEIARCLAINPKFILLDEPFSGIDPIAIEELQKIIFSLKKKNIGILITDHNVQEIFTITDRIYLMFEGNILKHGPSIEIMQDSIVKKIYLGNRFINESSF, encoded by the coding sequence ATGACTTTAAAAGCTAAAAATATATATAAAAAATATAAAAAAAAATATGTTGTTAAAAATGTTTCTTTTAAATTGAATCAGGGAGAAGTAGTAGGATTGATAGGACCAAATGGAGCTGGTAAAACAACCTCTTTTTATATGATTGTAGGACTTATAAAACCAGATGTAGGAAAAATAATAATGCATCAAGAGGATATTACAGGAACTCCAATGTATATACGTTCTAAAAAGGGAATAGGATATTTATCGCAAGAACCATCAATATTTAGAAAATTATCTGTAGAAGATAATATTTTGTGCATTTTAGAAATGCAAAAAATATCTTATAAAGAAAAAAAAAAAAGAACCGAACAATTAATTGAAGAATTAGGATTACAAAAAATAAGAAAAATACGTGGGGATCTTATTTCTGGAGGAGAACGAAGACGTACTGAAATTGCAAGATGTTTAGCTATAAATCCTAAATTTATTCTTCTAGATGAACCTTTTTCTGGAATAGATCCAATTGCTATAGAAGAATTACAAAAAATTATTTTTTCTCTAAAAAAAAAAAATATAGGTATATTAATAACGGATCATAATGTACAAGAAATTTTTACGATAACAGATCGCATTTATTTAATGTTTGAAGGTAATATTTTAAAACATGGCCCTTCTATAGAAATTATGCAAGACTCTATTGTAAAAAAAATTTATTTAGGAAATCGTTTTATAAATGAATCATCGTTTTAA
- a CDS encoding thiamine diphosphokinase, whose protein sequence is MNHRFKGPEVGLFLNGENTPIFLKKFSFYKKIFAVDGAFYYLNKLGVSVDYIIGDLDSLLKKDIPSENNFIYTYDQRYTDFDKALNIIYKKGFLNINVWGGSGKEQDHFLGNISTALKYKKKLSIIFHDEYYYYFLSEKKTFFNHKKNKKVSLFPFPKVEGLQTHGLKYSINNGFLKIGGNIGIRNESNEKRIEIMYKKGELLIFIEK, encoded by the coding sequence ATGAATCATCGTTTTAAAGGACCAGAAGTAGGATTATTTCTTAATGGAGAAAATACTCCTATTTTTTTAAAAAAATTTTCTTTTTATAAAAAAATATTTGCTGTTGATGGAGCTTTTTATTATTTAAATAAATTAGGAGTTTCAGTGGATTACATTATTGGAGATTTAGATTCTCTTTTAAAAAAAGATATTCCTTCAGAAAATAATTTTATTTATACTTACGATCAAAGATATACTGATTTTGATAAAGCTTTAAATATAATTTATAAAAAAGGATTTCTTAACATTAATGTTTGGGGAGGAAGTGGAAAGGAACAAGATCATTTTTTGGGAAATATATCTACAGCTTTAAAATATAAAAAAAAATTATCTATTATATTTCATGATGAATATTATTATTATTTTTTATCTGAAAAAAAAACCTTTTTTAATCATAAAAAAAATAAAAAAGTATCTTTATTCCCGTTTCCAAAAGTAGAAGGATTACAAACACATGGACTTAAATATTCTATAAACAATGGTTTTTTAAAAATAGGGGGGAATATAGGCATTAGAAATGAATCTAATGAAAAAAGAATAGAAATAATGTATAAAAAAGGTGAATTGTTAATATTTATAGAAAAATAG
- the mdh gene encoding malate dehydrogenase, which produces MKITIIGAGNVGASCANLLVQKDIIKKIVLLDIREKFSEGKSLDISQMIPIIQSNTKIIGVTNDYSKSKNSEIIIITCGIPRKPGMSRDDLVNANAEIIRYVTKQSIYFSPKAKLIIVSNPLDVMAYVSYMTAKIDNHRVIGMAGILDSTRYRYFLSKKLKISPHDIQSLLLGGHGDSMVPLYRYTSISGIPLQEFLSEKENDEIIEKTKKGGEEIVNLLGTSAWIAPSASIIQMVEAILKDSKRIFSCSAFLKGEYNLKNIYLGVPVILGKSGIEKIIELQLNNKEKNLLKKSYDHIKSMIVQLNH; this is translated from the coding sequence ATGAAAATTACTATTATTGGAGCAGGAAACGTAGGAGCTTCTTGTGCTAATTTATTAGTTCAGAAAGATATAATCAAAAAAATTGTTTTATTAGACATTAGAGAAAAATTTTCTGAAGGAAAAAGTTTAGACATTTCTCAAATGATTCCTATTATACAATCAAATACTAAAATTATTGGAGTTACTAACGATTATTCCAAATCAAAAAATTCTGAAATCATTATTATCACTTGTGGAATACCGAGAAAACCTGGAATGAGTCGTGATGATTTAGTTAATGCTAATGCAGAAATTATTCGTTATGTTACAAAACAATCTATTTATTTTTCTCCAAAAGCTAAATTAATCATTGTTTCTAATCCATTAGATGTGATGGCATACGTTAGTTATATGACAGCTAAAATAGATAATCATCGTGTCATTGGAATGGCAGGAATATTAGATTCAACAAGATATCGTTATTTTTTATCAAAAAAATTAAAAATTTCTCCTCATGATATACAATCCTTATTATTAGGAGGACATGGTGATTCTATGGTTCCTTTATATAGATACACATCTATATCCGGAATTCCTCTACAAGAATTTTTATCCGAAAAAGAAAACGATGAGATTATTGAAAAAACAAAAAAAGGAGGAGAAGAAATAGTTAATTTATTAGGAACATCTGCTTGGATAGCTCCTAGTGCATCTATCATACAAATGGTAGAAGCTATTTTGAAAGATTCTAAACGTATTTTTTCATGTTCTGCTTTTTTAAAAGGAGAATATAATTTGAAAAATATATATTTAGGAGTTCCAGTTATATTAGGTAAATCTGGAATAGAAAAAATAATAGAGTTGCAATTAAATAATAAAGAAAAAAATCTTTTAAAAAAATCTTACGATCATATAAAAAGCATGATAGTTCAATTAAATCATTGA